ATTATGTACCACTGAAAGGTCTTGCTAACCTTGTGGGTGTGTGAGTGTGCGCGCATCTGTTGGAGATGGGAAATTTGTGATTGGGGTTTGACAgtattatgttcttttttttttttttttttaattgttatacatatatataaacatttctttatatatattttgttactcttTACACTTATTGTTTATGAAACtgctcttatttattttattttattttggtagcAATATGGGGATATCAGAACTTTATACACAGCATGCAAGCACAGGGGCTTTGTGATGATATCATATTATGATATCCGAGATGCTCGTACTGCAATGCGTGCATTACAAAATAAACCTTTGAGACGAAGAAAGCTTgacattcatttttcaattccCAAGGTTTGAGAAGAATGtttaatgtttgtttttatGATTCCGTTTGGTactattacttatcaaaaaaaatgattcCGTTTGGTactattacttatcaaaaaaaatgattctgtTTGGTACTATTGATTCTATCTATGTCTATATCATGTAACTTTATCTGTTCACTATATTCCAGGATAACCCATCAGAAAAGGATGTTAACCAAGGGACTCTTGTGGTGTTCAATTTGGATCCATCAGTATCAAATGATGACCTTCGTCAAATATTTGGGGCTTATGGGGAGGTCAAAGAGGTACTACTTTTTGGACATGTATCATTATTACATATGattttttcatattcattcacTCATCCTTGTACATATACATGCACTATTCTGTTTAGTTCTGTAAGTAAAAAGATCTTCCTTTGGATGAAATGCAGATCCGCGAAACACCACATAAGAGACACCATAAATTCATAGAATTTTACGATGTTAGAGGTGCAGAGGCAGCTCTTAGGGCATTAAATAGGAGTGACATAGCTGGGAAACGCATAAAGCTTGAACCTAGCCGCCCTGGTGGAGCACGTCGAAAGTAAGTCTTTTGTTACTTTCCTTAACTGTTACTGTTACTGTTATGACATTTGAGCTTATGCATTGTTGTTGGCACTGATCATATAACCACCCCAGCCAATGTCCAGAGGTAAGGACAAAATTCTGGATCTCAtgagaaaaggaaattaattgaTCAACAAGGGAACTTTTTATTGTTCATTTCAGCTTCTAATCCCAAAGCCTTACTCTGGTtcaatctttttcttctttcctttttttccttttcttttcttcaagaaaTGCCTGTATGGAAGTGACTTAAAATACCAAGTATTATTGTAGTTTAGCATATGATTCTATTCAATGTTTTGAGACCTGAACTGGACGATGCAGTCGGACTTCGAAGCCCAGGAATTGGGTCCCGATGCTAGCCAGTGCCCTCTAGGATCTGTTTTCAATAAATAACCATCCAAACCTGTTGTTAACCAACAGGATCGACCACAAGACCTGTTGGCGAGGGTGTGGGTCAAACTAGCCTCATGGTTGGGCTATGTGAAAAAATGTCGTCAAAGAGCTCTGCTGGAGTGGTTCTTGAAACACAAGTTCGGCAGCTCATAATATCAGGATTGGGTGTCACCAAATGAGCCACAGCTCCGTagtaattttattgttattaatatatttttaccaTTCTCAGTGGGATTAGGCTATTTTACAATAATAACTAAAAAAGCTTCTTGTGTTGGGGGGTTTGAAcccaattttgaaattttttaatatcatgGTACACCTTAATGTTGTTGTTACTGTAAGTAATATATTTAGGCTTTGTATAACTTTAGGCGGGAATAAAATGCTTTCAGCATACCTCAAAGAAAACTTTTCACAATTATATACATATGCTTTTACTATTTACAATCTACGATAACATACTTTCGTCCTTGTTTATTATATTGTTTCATACAAATcctatgaaaattgttaaaaaataattataataatttatatatatatattttagattcataacattattatttttaatttaatttatttatgatatCACGATCTGAACACAGTTGGGCCAACTGCTGAAGCTTTGACCCTTGATCCTCTTTTTTTGGTTCAACAAACAGTCAGGTTTTCAGAAAATTGATCAATTTGCTCTAGACTAACAAATGGGTGGAGTGGTATTCTTCTTGATATTCTAATTGAAAACTTTCTTCaagataattataaaacaaGGCAATTTGGAAGAGTCCTTATTGAAACCAGCTTGCCTCCTCTCGGGTAGACTTAAAAATCAAATCCTCGAAAGAAGTAAATGTCAAGATTTTGTGCTCATAGaaaatgaatgtttggatagtAGGATCAAATCTGGTGAACCAAGGGTGCTTTGCAAACTGGATATTGAGAAAGCTTATGGTCATGTCAATTGGGAGTTCCTACTTTATTTGTTGAGGAGATGTAGCTTTCGGGAGAAATGGTGCTCTTATATAACGCGTTGTATCTCATCCATGCACTTTTCTGTTTTAGTGATTGGCTCTCCATCTGGTTCTTTAGTAGCTCTAGTAGTTTGAGATAGGGAGATTCTTTGCCTCCTTTTCTATTTGTTGTTGTCATGAAAGCCTTAAGTAAAATGATTTGCAACTATTGATGAGGATTTTCTCTCAGTGTTTTTGTGGGGTCTAGGCACTCTGGTGTGGTTAACATTTCACACTTGTTTGCATATGATACTTATAGTTTTTTGTGGGGCCAATCTCAATAACCTTTGCTATCTGtgtgctttatttttatgttttgaagctatCTCCGGTTTGAAGGTTAATCTGCATAAGTCGGAATTGGTTCTTATGGGTAATGTAGTTAAAGTGGGTAGCTTGGTTGGCATTTTGGGTTGTAGGGTTTTTTCTTTacctttgaagtatcttggtcttccaTTAGGGGCCTCCTATAAGGCAAGTATAATTTGTTAGAATGGTGTTGTTGAGAAGATAGAGCGTTGGTTGGCTAATTAGAAAATGTgatgtatttgtctaagggtggcAGGGTTACCCTTATCAATAGCACCCTTTTCAATTGACCTACTACTTTATGTCTTTCTTCCCTCTTCCCATTGGTGTTGCAAACCATATAGAGAAGCTTCATCAAAGATTTCTTAGGGGGTGggctaggtgaagagttcaaatctCACTTGGTTAGTTTGGTCCAAGGTTTGCTCCCCAATCTCTAAGGGAGGGTTGGGGGTTTGGAACTTGCGGATGTTCAATTGTGCTCTTTTAGGGAAATGATTGTGCTACTATGTGCATGAGAAAAAAGTTTGATGGATAGTTGTGCTGGATTCTAAATTTAGCAGTtcatggggtgggtggtgttctaataAGTTTCCTCGTCCATATgaggtggggttatggaagaatattaggaggggttggAGGAGTCATACCAGATTTGAGATAGGAGATGACTCCAAAATTAGATTATGAAATGTGGTGTGGGGAGAAGGCCCTTAAGGAAGCTTTTCCGCATTTGTATAGTATTTGGTTGTTTGGACATTGTTTCCGTAGCAACTCATATAGAGATCTGTAGTGGTTCCCTTTAGTTGGGCGTAAGCTTTATTAGAGTAGCTCACGATTCGGAGATGGGGATGTCTTTGctttgttcttcaatttgttgtattgcTATAGAGTGAGACGGGAAAGTGAAGACAAATTTTGGTAGGCTCCCTCCAGTAAGGGGTGTTTATTGTTAGTTCCTTCTACAATGTCCTTGTTTGTAACGACAACATTCATTTCCCTTGATAGAGTATTTGGTGCACTACAATTCCTTTGAGAGGCTTTTTTTTACTTGCACAGTGGGTCTATAgaagatccttaccatggagGCATGAATAATCTTAGGAAGCGGCATGTCATTGTGGTCGATAGGTATTGTATGTGCTTGTGGACCATCTTCTTTTCCATTGTGAGGATGCTTGCGCCTTATGGAATATGCTTTTTTTTAGTCGCTTTTAGTTGTCTTGAGTTATGCGTAGTCAAGTACTGGACTTTTTCGCTTGTTGGACTGATTATGGCACTCAGAGTGCTTTTGTGTGGAAGAttgtgattttttgtttcttgtggTACCTTTCGAGGCAAATAAATTACAGAAGTTTCGAGGATCGTGAGAGATTGTTGTAGGAGCTTAAGTCCGTTTTCTTTTACTCTTTATATTTGGACAATTGCATTTGTAGCTCCCTTGatgcttagttttcatgatttttttgttcttttttcttcttctagctaggcatttttcttgtatatttcccATTTACCTAagttttcttttcacttttaatgatatttttattacttattaaaaaagaaaaagaaagtgaataTCAAGATGTAGTTTGCCTTCAATGCAGTGGCgtctaagaaaaaaagaagttatgcAATTCTTTCTTTGAAGATGTTTCAATCTGTTTTTAATTCCTGATGCAACATAGAAGTATGACGCAGCaaattgttatatattttagttgGAGCTGCAAACCTGAACTGGGGAACCATGAATAAAGGAAAATAGGAAATAAAGTTGTTACAGATATTAGTCAGCTTCCAGTGATGACATGATGAACATTTTTGTTTCATGGACAACTTGTTTATCAGAAACTTCCTATGCCATGTGCAATTTCTGGCTTCTGTTTCAACAGCGTCTGCAACATGTAGTTTTGTTGTGAGCTGTCTAGCTTCTCCTATCTTGCCTCTTCAAACTTTCtaccccttaatattttttattatgggTTTTTGAATATCTCTTCCAATTTATTTGTATGTGAATTAGGATCATAATatgttattctttttctttcttaattccTAATTAAATTGGTGTCTTGTTACATATTGTTCTTGATCTATTAAGCTGTGAAGAAATTAACCTACTTGTACCTCTGATCTTTTAGCTTGATGCAACAACTAAGTCAAGAGTTGGAACAAGATGAAATCCGAAGCTTCCGACATTACGTGGGTTCACCAATGACCAACTCTCCTCCAGGTATTTTTATCTCTTAACAACTTTGTATTCCTGGCAACTAAAACCTTTTTGCTTATTCCTATTAATTCCTTGTATATTCTTGTTAGAAACATGTTGTCAGTTATAAGCTGAAATTACTGGGACTTCCATGACAGGTAACTGGCCACAATTTGGTAGCCCAGGTGATCATAATCCTTTGCATGCTTTTAGTCAGTCCCCAGGTCAAGGTAATCTGAGCCCTGTGAGCAGCAACCATTTGCCTGGATTGGCTTCAATTCTCCAACATCATGTATCTAACTCTGCAAAACTTGCACCAATTGGTAAGGACACTGGAAGTGCTAACCATGTGAACCAGATATTTCCTGACACTGGATTGACGCAAGGAGCAGCCTATCAACATTCCCGTTCCTTTTCTGAGCAGAAGTTCAGCACAAGTCCGGGACCCTTGTCTCCATTTGGTGAATCAAATCCGAATTCATCTGGCATTGGAACATTATCTGGTCCTCAGTTTCTCTGGGGAAGTCCAGGTCCTTACTCTGAGCGTGCCAATTCTTCTGCCTGGAAAACACCATCTGTGGGGCACTCATTTGCATCCGGTGGACAGGGTCAGGGTTTTCCATACACTAGTCGGCAAGGTTCTTTTATTGGCTCACATAACCAACATCATGTCGGATCTGCTCCATCTGGCGTTCCTCTTGATAGGCAGTTTGGCTTCTTCCCAGAGTCACCAGACACATCCTTCATGAATCCAGTTGCATTTGCAGGGGTGGGTTTAAATCGCAACAATGTGATGAACATTGGTGGGCATGCAGCTATGAGCGCTGGTGTAGGTCTTTCAGGAAATGTGACTGAAAATAATTCGCCTGGTTTCAGAATGATGTCATTCCCAAGGCATGGTCCCGTGTTCCTTGGCAATGGTTCTTATCCAGGATTTGGAGCAACCAGCAATGAGGGGTTAGGTGAACGTGGTCGAAGTCGGCGAGTTGTTGAGAATGGCGGGAACCAGATCGATAGCAAGAAGCAGTACCAGCTTGATTTAGATAAAATTATCAGTGGGGAAGATACTAGGACTACTTTAATGATTAAAAACATCCCTAATAAGtaagaagaaaatatgattaTTGTTTTGAAACTATTACGATTTCTCCATGATTTTAAATGAGGTGGTCAGAATTTGTTGATGGTTTTCTGCTTCTGTTGTCTTCCTACCAGGTACACTTCAAAGATGCTGCTTGCTGCTATTGATGAAAATCACCGCGGTGGTTATGATTTTATCTACTTGCCAATTGATTTTAAGGTAATACCACTACAAGAATGTATGATACAATGTTCTTACATTTCGTCAACTTGAATTACCACTGATGGTGACTATTGTCTGTTGCAGAATAAGTGCAATGTGGGTTATGCCTTCATCAATATGGTTTCTCCTTCACACATTATCCCCTTCTATGAGGTTcaaattttgtttcctttgttCTGTCTCAAGGAGTAGCAATACAGACTTGAGATATCCTTCTATGTTAATTCGGtaaaagtaaatttattttGCTTGTGTCCATAAAGAGAATTATTTGTTGTGGGTCATTCtggtttgtgatttttttatatttaaagagGAAATTCTTTGTATTTATATCTAACTGACAATTCACAAATTCACAAAATCTATCTTCTGAATTGAAATAATGGAAATCCTTTAAATTTGCAAGAACTTATACCTTTAAAATTCTTCCAGGCATTTCACGGAAAGAAGTGGGAGAAGTTCAATAGTGAAAAAGTGGCTTCACTTGCATATGCACGAATCCAGGGCAAGGCGGCCCTTGTGACTCACTTTCAGAATTCCAGCTTAATGAATGAAGATAAGCGGTGTCGGCCAATTGTTTTCCACTCGGAGGGTCAAGAGACTGGTGATCaggtaataatatttttgactTGTACTACTTTTTTtccatgatcatgacaaaagtaTGTGAAATTTTATGCTCGACGACTTGGAACGTTCTTAGTAGAGTGCCTCAAAAATATTTCATGTCAATTTAGttaatgtattttctaaaatgAGTCATTTTAGTCTTTTGGCATCATGGCATCATCACATAATAGGATGGAAAATGCTGATGTGTAAACTTTTCTAGTGACATGgcacaaaacaaattaaaaaaatccgTAGTGTGACATCATCAAAAAGGGTACATATCATATGGCGTTAACAGCGTTTAAGGGTAAAATGACTGAAGTAAAACAAGGACCAAAGTGACACGAAAATTCTTTGAGCTATGGAATTGAAATTTGGGTAATTTTGGAGGACCAGATATATATTTTAgccattattaaattaaataattttaactTCATGAAAAGATGCTTTGTCAATCATGCATTGATACCAGCTTAGTATTCATCTGTGTCTAGTTATTTCATGTTATGTTTGAGCTTTGATGACGGACTATCTGAAAGCGATTTCTTTGTTAGTGTAATTTCCGGTTATCCTTAATCATTTTATTAGCAGCTCACACTTTACAGAAACCATGTATAATTTTCAGGATTTATAAGACATAGGTAAGTATAGGCAAGATTGATTGAAAGTCATTGCCCCTTGGAAGTTTCTTCCAGAAACCATGTATAATTTCTgaccatttctctttctctgtatACCCCAGGAACCTTTCCTTTCCAGCAATTTAAACATATGCATTCGTCAACCAGATGGGTCTTATTCAGGAGATTCATTGGATAGCCCAGATGAGAAGCTGGAGAGAAATTAAAAGTGTATGGCATCTTACTTGTAGCCTTAAGAAATGGGGGCTAATAGTTGCTAACTGTTGTTTAGGTAAAGTGTATAAAGTCGAAAGAGGACCAAGTAACGGTTGTATAATTGTTTGAATTGTTGGCATTCTCCATTGATGGGTACAGGAGAAATTTCATGAGGATGTATCGAAGGAAGAGCCGGAGAGCATTTTGTTTATATGTAGAGCTACAAGATGTTAATTAACCAGAGGGAGATGGGAGGGTGGGGAAGAATAACGTGAAGCATATTGCTGAATTGTGAAGTCTTATGCAGCCATATGCCGGTTTGTGCAGTATCTCAGTTTTTGATCTGGGTCTGCCTTTCAACAACATTTGCAAATATGATTACCTGTTAATGTGTAAATGTCTTTTCGGGTTTTTTTGGgctgtaaaaaaaaactttgtacAGAAGCAAGACAGACAGAACCATCATGTTCTTGTGTGACTTAGTAAATAAGCTATTGTTGTACATATGTTTTATTACTCACTGGAGcttatttttatcttcaaaGGCATATATAGTCATCAATATGGTCAAGTCGTTGCAGTTTCAGGGCTTGTTTGCTATTGCTCTTTAGAATgtaattttacatttttgttgtgatatgacataaaagtgAGTAATTTTACgtgttgagttgtttgttaatatttttgcctttttgttaGAAGTAAAAAGCGAAGTCTTAAAAAACGAGTCATCAATCATTGAAGGGACACCCTATGCAGTTTTATAAGATGAACAAACTTTTGAAGATCACTCCATAACACAAAGAATCGCCCACATCCTATCTTTGGGGATTCAAAGGTACGGCAAGTGCGGATGACAAAACGTTCAACTTCAAtgaattataaattaaaaatcccaTGTgagaaaggtttttttttttttcttcttatttttcaaatccaaaATAATCTGAATGCCATGACGACATTCAAACCAGCACTGATGCTTTTTGCGTCAGTAACATAAATCACGAAATAGGCTTCTTGAACACTGTTTTGCCTAAAATAAATCACAACCAGGTTGTGTTCAGAGATGCATTTCTTCCATGTGTATCTTTCTTAAGTCCCTACAAATATCTTTTCAAGTTTGTAGAGCATCAGCAATTGATCCTGCAAGACTCAACACTTGAAAAGGAGCTCTATCTGCTATGGCTTTGACAGTAAGAAGGCATGAATCTGTTATCCA
This window of the Corylus avellana chromosome ca5, CavTom2PMs-1.0 genome carries:
- the LOC132180774 gene encoding protein MEI2-like 2 isoform X1: MDQHLNYSTSGHSEGQFKIPSVDIPAKVGTSAWGIPRGISAYTSSDVSLFSSSLPVLPHEKCMLNFTDSELGGQSVDDNLSKLNKVGQDNECKDPLDEVEANAIGNMLPDDEDELLAGIMDDFDLSGLPSQLEDLEDDLFGSGGGMELEPQEHLSIGMSKVSISDGVASNGIGHYTLPNGVGAAAAAAGEHPYGEHPSRTLFVRNINSNVEDSELRSLFEQYGDIRTLYTACKHRGFVMISYYDIRDARTAMRALQNKPLRRRKLDIHFSIPKDNPSEKDVNQGTLVVFNLDPSVSNDDLRQIFGAYGEVKEIRETPHKRHHKFIEFYDVRGAEAALRALNRSDIAGKRIKLEPSRPGGARRNLMQQLSQELEQDEIRSFRHYVGSPMTNSPPGNWPQFGSPGDHNPLHAFSQSPGQGNLSPVSSNHLPGLASILQHHVSNSAKLAPIGKDTGSANHVNQIFPDTGLTQGAAYQHSRSFSEQKFSTSPGPLSPFGESNPNSSGIGTLSGPQFLWGSPGPYSERANSSAWKTPSVGHSFASGGQGQGFPYTSRQGSFIGSHNQHHVGSAPSGVPLDRQFGFFPESPDTSFMNPVAFAGVGLNRNNVMNIGGHAAMSAGVGLSGNVTENNSPGFRMMSFPRHGPVFLGNGSYPGFGATSNEGLGERGRSRRVVENGGNQIDSKKQYQLDLDKIISGEDTRTTLMIKNIPNKYTSKMLLAAIDENHRGGYDFIYLPIDFKNKCNVGYAFINMVSPSHIIPFYEAFHGKKWEKFNSEKVASLAYARIQGKAALVTHFQNSSLMNEDKRCRPIVFHSEGQETGDQEPFLSSNLNICIRQPDGSYSGDSLDSPDEKLERN
- the LOC132180774 gene encoding protein MEI2-like 2 isoform X2, whose translation is MDQHLNYSTSGHSEGQFKIPSVDIPAKVGTSAWGIPRGISAYTSSDVSLFSSSLPVLPHEKLNFTDSELGGQSVDDNLSKLNKVGQDNECKDPLDEVEANAIGNMLPDDEDELLAGIMDDFDLSGLPSQLEDLEDDLFGSGGGMELEPQEHLSIGMSKVSISDGVASNGIGHYTLPNGVGAAAAAAGEHPYGEHPSRTLFVRNINSNVEDSELRSLFEQYGDIRTLYTACKHRGFVMISYYDIRDARTAMRALQNKPLRRRKLDIHFSIPKDNPSEKDVNQGTLVVFNLDPSVSNDDLRQIFGAYGEVKEIRETPHKRHHKFIEFYDVRGAEAALRALNRSDIAGKRIKLEPSRPGGARRNLMQQLSQELEQDEIRSFRHYVGSPMTNSPPGNWPQFGSPGDHNPLHAFSQSPGQGNLSPVSSNHLPGLASILQHHVSNSAKLAPIGKDTGSANHVNQIFPDTGLTQGAAYQHSRSFSEQKFSTSPGPLSPFGESNPNSSGIGTLSGPQFLWGSPGPYSERANSSAWKTPSVGHSFASGGQGQGFPYTSRQGSFIGSHNQHHVGSAPSGVPLDRQFGFFPESPDTSFMNPVAFAGVGLNRNNVMNIGGHAAMSAGVGLSGNVTENNSPGFRMMSFPRHGPVFLGNGSYPGFGATSNEGLGERGRSRRVVENGGNQIDSKKQYQLDLDKIISGEDTRTTLMIKNIPNKYTSKMLLAAIDENHRGGYDFIYLPIDFKNKCNVGYAFINMVSPSHIIPFYEAFHGKKWEKFNSEKVASLAYARIQGKAALVTHFQNSSLMNEDKRCRPIVFHSEGQETGDQEPFLSSNLNICIRQPDGSYSGDSLDSPDEKLERN